In the Azospirillum ramasamyi genome, one interval contains:
- a CDS encoding HpcH/HpaI aldolase/citrate lyase family protein, giving the protein MAFSYLNLGASLYVPATRHDLVASANGDRLPRLRSVILCTEDSILEGDVEMALANLRQCLPQLRKGGPLVFIRPRSPNILARILSMPGVERVHGFVLPKSTRDSVRAFSYHIPASSRFVLMPTLETREAFDPFAIAELRTMLSESGLRERVLALRIGGNDILNLLGIRRSPGRTIYDTAAGPVVASLVAAFRPFGFPLTAPVFDDFSDADALRVEVRRDLEHGLVGKTAIHPSQVSLIEQEYRVSEADFRIARRILDDDAPAVFQIDKVMCEPATHANWAARIMEQAAIYGTATDFSDSGLGVGDEVRIGACKVKVLSRS; this is encoded by the coding sequence ATGGCATTCTCATACCTCAATCTCGGCGCCAGTCTCTACGTCCCCGCGACGCGCCACGACCTCGTTGCGTCGGCCAATGGCGATCGGCTTCCGCGCCTGCGTTCCGTGATCCTCTGCACGGAGGACAGCATCCTTGAGGGTGATGTCGAGATGGCTCTTGCCAATCTGAGGCAGTGCCTGCCGCAGCTTCGCAAAGGTGGTCCGCTCGTCTTCATCCGCCCGAGGTCCCCCAACATTCTGGCGAGGATTCTCTCGATGCCGGGTGTTGAGCGGGTGCATGGGTTCGTCCTCCCGAAATCAACGCGAGACTCGGTCCGGGCGTTCTCCTATCACATCCCAGCTTCCTCACGATTCGTGCTCATGCCGACCCTGGAAACCCGTGAGGCGTTCGATCCGTTTGCTATCGCCGAACTGCGGACGATGCTCTCCGAGTCCGGGCTGAGGGAGAGGGTGCTGGCCCTCCGCATCGGAGGAAATGACATCCTGAACTTGCTCGGCATCCGCCGCAGCCCTGGGCGGACGATCTACGACACTGCTGCGGGGCCGGTGGTCGCCTCGCTCGTGGCCGCGTTCCGCCCCTTCGGTTTTCCGCTCACGGCTCCCGTTTTCGACGACTTCAGCGACGCCGATGCCCTTCGGGTGGAGGTTCGGCGCGACCTGGAGCATGGCTTGGTCGGAAAGACAGCAATCCACCCGTCCCAGGTGAGTCTCATCGAGCAGGAATATCGCGTGTCTGAAGCGGACTTCAGGATCGCCAGGAGGATTCTCGATGACGACGCACCTGCGGTGTTCCAGATCGACAAGGTAATGTGCGAGCCGGCTACCCATGCCAACTGGGCGGCACGCATCATGGAACAGGCAGCGATTTATGGCACTGCGACAGATTTCTCGGATAGTGGGCTGGGTGTCGGTGATGAGGTGCGTATCGGCGCCTGCAAGGTGAAGGTTCTCTCACGTTCATGA
- the tnpB gene encoding IS66 family insertion sequence element accessory protein TnpB (TnpB, as the term is used for proteins encoded by IS66 family insertion elements, is considered an accessory protein, since TnpC, encoded by a neighboring gene, is a DDE family transposase.) has product MIPVPSGVRVWLASGHTDMRKGWASLALLVQERFAQDPHSGHLFIFRGRRGDLVKIIWYDGQGSCLFMKRLERGRFIWPTPADGAVSISVGQMGYLLEGIDWRNPQKTWRPEAAG; this is encoded by the coding sequence ATGATCCCGGTGCCGAGTGGCGTGCGGGTGTGGCTGGCCAGCGGACACACCGACATGCGCAAAGGCTGGGCGAGTTTGGCGCTGCTGGTGCAGGAACGCTTCGCCCAAGACCCGCACAGCGGCCATCTCTTCATCTTCCGCGGGCGCCGCGGCGATCTGGTGAAGATCATCTGGTATGACGGCCAGGGCAGTTGCCTGTTCATGAAGAGGCTGGAGCGGGGCCGCTTCATCTGGCCCACGCCGGCGGACGGCGCGGTGTCGATCTCGGTTGGGCAGATGGGCTATCTGCTCGAGGGCATCGACTGGCGCAACCCGCAGAAGACTTGGCGCCCCGAGGCCGCGGGGTGA
- a CDS encoding YajG family lipoprotein, whose amino-acid sequence MIKIITCILLAAMVSGCALTEDAIPVKYSAPANISVVQGAKDVTINVTAADGRVSNRDRVSTKKNGYGMEMAKITAANDVVAEVSQAVQTELASLGFNVGPGGIAITVQTTNFYNDFKPGFWTAEAVAEVAFDLTAKRQDGALVYSRSYRAIGVNKDVMLMMGEQAAPALSAALRDAVQLVVQDANLHQALVQAGTMPKVADLPTS is encoded by the coding sequence ATGATCAAGATTATCACCTGTATTCTTCTCGCCGCTATGGTTTCCGGTTGTGCGTTGACCGAGGACGCCATTCCAGTCAAATATTCTGCTCCGGCAAATATTTCGGTAGTGCAGGGAGCCAAGGACGTTACCATCAATGTGACTGCAGCCGATGGCCGCGTGTCGAACCGTGACCGTGTGTCCACCAAGAAGAACGGTTACGGCATGGAGATGGCCAAGATCACCGCTGCCAACGATGTGGTCGCCGAAGTTAGCCAGGCGGTGCAGACGGAATTGGCTTCGCTCGGCTTCAACGTCGGTCCCGGCGGCATCGCCATCACCGTGCAAACCACCAACTTCTATAACGACTTCAAGCCCGGCTTCTGGACGGCGGAGGCGGTCGCGGAGGTCGCGTTCGACCTGACAGCGAAACGTCAGGACGGCGCCTTGGTCTACAGCCGGAGTTATCGGGCGATCGGCGTGAACAAGGATGTCATGCTAATGATGGGTGAGCAGGCTGCCCCGGCCCTGTCGGCTGCGTTGCGGGATGCCGTTCAATTGGTCGTTCAGGATGCGAATTTGCACCAAGCCCTGGTGCAGGCCGGAACCATGCCGAAAGTTGCGGATCTGCCGACGTCCTGA
- a CDS encoding phosphoribosyltransferase family protein, with amino-acid sequence MTIMQNDADFAVRLAGGDLAVDAERWDLPLRFLCGFASRRNPKRPFLFVSRVLGRHLPVHPQVMRMAHRRLGAKLDSSLPGPVVVVGMAETAVCLGQGVHESWRLMSHRDDLLFIHSTRYKLRHPLLSTFEESHSHATSHLLYQPADPIDVELFADCRTLVLVDDEASTGATFVALSHACRTQMPKLERIVCVTITDWMGVRKHAEIRAEMPARTDFVSLLEGSYRFLPSDAPPPVMPDVTGNGSCKDHLLTRNFGRLGLRKSVPLPESALAIRAKVGERILVLGTGEFVYPPFQLARRLSAMGADVRVQATTRSPIMEGNDIHGVIEFEDAYEDGIPNFIYSVRPGQYDRVLVCYETPPSTVQTPLVKLLGAEPVFFSDAKV; translated from the coding sequence ATGACCATTATGCAAAACGACGCCGACTTCGCCGTCAGATTGGCCGGAGGCGATTTGGCCGTTGACGCCGAGCGTTGGGACCTGCCGCTCCGGTTCCTGTGTGGGTTTGCCAGCAGGCGGAATCCCAAGCGGCCGTTCCTTTTCGTCAGCCGAGTCCTGGGGCGGCACCTCCCTGTCCATCCACAGGTAATGAGGATGGCGCACCGCCGATTGGGGGCGAAGCTGGACAGCTCTCTGCCAGGGCCGGTCGTGGTGGTTGGAATGGCGGAGACCGCCGTCTGCCTGGGGCAGGGCGTCCATGAGTCTTGGCGTCTGATGTCGCACCGGGACGATCTCCTGTTCATTCACTCGACGCGATATAAGCTGCGGCACCCGCTGCTCTCGACCTTTGAGGAGAGCCACAGCCACGCTACCAGCCATCTCCTCTATCAGCCCGCCGACCCGATCGATGTCGAACTTTTCGCGGATTGCCGGACGCTTGTCCTCGTCGATGACGAGGCTTCGACCGGGGCTACATTCGTGGCGCTCTCACATGCGTGCAGGACCCAAATGCCCAAACTTGAGCGCATCGTCTGCGTTACCATCACCGACTGGATGGGGGTGAGGAAGCATGCCGAGATCCGTGCGGAGATGCCCGCCCGGACGGATTTCGTCTCACTCCTTGAGGGTTCCTACCGCTTCCTCCCTTCTGACGCACCGCCACCGGTCATGCCGGACGTGACGGGCAACGGAAGTTGCAAGGACCACCTCCTGACCCGCAACTTCGGACGCCTCGGGCTGAGGAAGTCCGTCCCATTGCCCGAGAGTGCCCTTGCGATCCGGGCAAAGGTTGGAGAACGCATCCTCGTCCTCGGGACTGGAGAGTTCGTCTATCCACCATTCCAGCTTGCAAGGCGTTTGTCCGCTATGGGCGCCGACGTCCGCGTGCAGGCCACAACCCGCTCGCCGATCATGGAAGGGAACGACATCCATGGCGTGATCGAATTCGAGGACGCCTACGAAGATGGCATTCCCAACTTCATCTATTCGGTCCGCCCAGGGCAATACGACAGAGTTCTGGTGTGCTACGAGACGCCGCCCTCGACGGTCCAAACGCCTCTGGTGAAGCTGCTGGGCGCAGAACCAGTGTTTTTCTCCGATGCGAAGGTCTGA
- a CDS encoding cysteine protease StiP family protein, whose product MSQECLGFSGSYDPADVTFLLKPVVMRFVDVAEKEVAIQSGRRHYSEMLAQETAPPSQYLAAFHEAFSQNRGRVGRDVARLAKALAGRPGGEIALVSLARAGTPIGVLLRRSLACLGRKVKHYSVSIIRDKGLDLIAMALILQRHDSGDVVFVDGWTGKGAIGSELVASLSADLPELVDAPFCVLSDLAGVATLAAGDEDYVIPSAILNGIISGLISRTIHSDELIGPSDFHGCMRLDGLAAEDMSRWYVDEQMKDVLACLESDEVLPASWGYGDREAAARVSAAFVEEMLQRTGAKDRNRVKPGIGEATRALLRRLPDRLFVRDPEGADVRHIMTLAAEKDVAVEVDPKLPYRACAIIRTVGAD is encoded by the coding sequence ATGAGCCAAGAATGCCTCGGGTTCAGCGGCAGCTATGACCCTGCCGACGTGACGTTTCTGCTCAAGCCGGTTGTGATGCGATTCGTCGACGTGGCAGAGAAGGAGGTTGCCATCCAAAGCGGCAGGCGTCACTACTCCGAGATGCTGGCGCAGGAGACCGCCCCGCCTTCCCAGTACCTAGCCGCGTTTCACGAAGCTTTCAGCCAGAACCGTGGACGTGTGGGCAGGGATGTCGCCAGGCTGGCAAAAGCCCTCGCCGGCAGACCTGGGGGCGAGATCGCATTGGTGAGCTTGGCCCGCGCCGGGACACCCATCGGGGTCTTGCTGAGGCGCTCCCTTGCCTGCCTCGGCCGGAAGGTCAAACACTATTCCGTCTCGATCATCCGCGACAAGGGCCTCGACCTGATCGCCATGGCGCTGATTCTTCAGCGCCACGACAGCGGGGACGTCGTCTTCGTGGACGGCTGGACCGGCAAGGGGGCGATCGGGAGCGAATTGGTTGCATCGCTTTCGGCGGACCTGCCCGAACTCGTCGATGCCCCGTTCTGCGTCCTCTCCGACCTTGCCGGGGTGGCAACGCTCGCTGCTGGCGACGAAGACTATGTCATTCCCTCTGCCATCTTGAACGGCATCATCTCCGGGCTCATCAGCCGCACCATCCACTCTGACGAACTTATCGGCCCCAGCGATTTCCATGGATGCATGCGGTTGGACGGGCTGGCCGCCGAGGACATGAGCCGCTGGTATGTCGATGAACAGATGAAGGATGTGCTCGCATGTCTGGAGAGCGACGAGGTTCTTCCCGCGAGTTGGGGTTACGGTGACCGCGAGGCGGCCGCACGGGTCTCCGCCGCCTTCGTAGAGGAGATGCTCCAGAGGACCGGTGCCAAGGACCGGAACCGCGTGAAGCCGGGTATCGGTGAGGCCACAAGGGCGCTTCTCAGGCGCCTCCCTGACCGTCTCTTCGTCAGGGATCCGGAAGGAGCGGACGTCAGGCACATCATGACACTAGCAGCCGAGAAGGATGTCGCCGTCGAGGTCGATCCGAAGCTTCCCTATCGTGCATGCGCCATCATCAGGACCGTCGGAGCCGACTGA
- a CDS encoding IS5-like element ISAzba5 family transposase (programmed frameshift), translated as MSDGQFWLTVEQFGRLEPHLPRNTRGKPRVDDRRVISGIVHVLKSGGRWADAPPVYGPRKTLYNRFVRWAAKGVWEDIFHALAAAGGPPARVMIDSTAVRAHRSASGGKGGKRAQAIGRSRGGRTTKIHALSDPRGRPLAFLLTGGQVADCTAADRLLDRMPATDLLHGDKGYDSAAVRRKIEEAGAAPNIPPRANKRWKNCFSPYLYRNRNVIERMFGRLNDFRRIATRYDRSATNFMAAVHIVATVAYWL; from the exons ATGAGCGACGGTCAGTTCTGGTTGACGGTGGAGCAGTTCGGACGGCTTGAGCCGCACCTTCCGCGCAACACCCGCGGCAAGCCGCGCGTGGATGATCGTCGTGTGATCAGCGGAATCGTCCATGTGCTGAAGTCGGGTGGGCGCTGGGCGGATGCTCCACCGGTCTACGGCCCCCGCAAGACGCTCTACAACCGCTTCGTCCGCTGGGCGGCCAAGGGCGTGTGGGAAGACATCTTCCATGCGTTGGCAGCGGCAGGCGGCCCACCGGCCCGGGTGATGATCGACTCCACGGCGGTCCGCGCCCATCGTTCGGCGAGCGGCGGCAAAGGGGGGA AGCGCGCTCAGGCCATCGGACGGTCCCGTGGCGGACGAACCACCAAAATCCACGCCCTGAGCGATCCACGCGGTCGGCCGCTCGCCTTCCTGTTGACCGGCGGTCAGGTTGCCGACTGCACCGCCGCCGACCGTCTGCTCGACCGGATGCCTGCTACCGATCTCCTGCACGGCGACAAGGGCTACGACAGTGCCGCTGTTCGCCGGAAGATCGAAGAGGCGGGAGCCGCGCCCAACATCCCGCCACGCGCCAACAAGCGCTGGAAAAACTGCTTCTCTCCCTACCTCTACCGGAACCGCAACGTCATCGAGCGCATGTTCGGACGCCTCAACGACTTCCGGCGCATCGCCACCCGTTACGACCGCTCCGCAACCAACTTCATGGCCGCCGTCCACATCGTGGCGACCGTCGCATACTGGTTATGA
- the tnpA gene encoding IS66-like element accessory protein TnpA, with amino-acid sequence MAYQRVEVLTGTERRRNYTPAEKVRMVEEAFRPGVVVTEAARRLGVHESLLYRWRGLMQASGSAVAEPSSFVAVTITPEPTVTEPPVLEPPEPLPPPAGPTTSPAILEVILPSGARLRLEGPVDPALAAAVVGALA; translated from the coding sequence ATGGCTTACCAGCGGGTCGAGGTTCTGACGGGGACGGAGCGGCGGCGGAATTACACGCCGGCGGAGAAGGTCCGAATGGTCGAGGAGGCGTTCCGCCCCGGCGTGGTGGTGACGGAAGCGGCCCGCCGGCTGGGCGTGCACGAAAGTCTGCTATACCGCTGGCGAGGGCTGATGCAGGCGAGCGGGAGCGCGGTGGCCGAACCGTCCAGCTTCGTCGCAGTGACCATCACGCCGGAGCCGACCGTAACAGAACCGCCGGTCTTGGAGCCCCCTGAACCATTGCCGCCTCCAGCGGGTCCGACCACGAGCCCGGCGATCCTCGAGGTCATCCTGCCCAGCGGGGCACGCCTGCGTCTGGAAGGGCCGGTCGATCCGGCTCTGGCGGCGGCCGTCGTCGGTGCCCTGGCATGA
- the tnpC gene encoding IS66 family transposase, with the protein MTAAPLPSTSADDVANLRAALAQAEARADAAEAEAARAKAMASNTEALIAGLKLEIEKLRRELYGTRSERKARLLDQLEFQLEELEATAGEDELAAEQAAAKTTAVAAFTRKRPSRQPFPDHLPRERVVVPAPASCPCCGSDKLCKLGETITETLEVIPRQWKVIQTVRERFSCRACETISQPPAPFHATPRGWAGPNLLATLLFEKFGQHQPLNRQAERFAREGVPLSLSTLADQVGAAAAVLKPLHDLIAAHVLAAERLHGDDTPVPVLAKGKTDTGRLWVYVRDDRPFAGQAPPAALFHYSRDRKGEHPERHLAGFTGWLQADAFAGYNRLYEPERRPGPISAALCWAHARRGFFKLADIAANTRRGKDAPPISPLALEAVTHIDALFDLERALNGKPAAERLAARQEHGVALVATLENWMRTERARLSRHAPVAKAMDYMLTRWDGFTRFLGDGRLCLTNNAAERGLRGIALGRKAWLFCGSDRGGQRAAIMYGLITTAKLNDVDPQAWLADVLARINDIPQTRLHELLPWEWKAIREQTKAA; encoded by the coding sequence ATGACCGCCGCCCCGCTCCCCTCCACCTCGGCCGACGACGTCGCCAACTTGCGCGCTGCCTTGGCGCAGGCCGAGGCGCGGGCGGATGCGGCGGAAGCCGAAGCGGCGCGGGCCAAGGCGATGGCGTCGAACACCGAGGCGCTGATCGCCGGCCTGAAGCTGGAAATCGAGAAACTCCGGCGCGAACTCTACGGGACGCGCTCCGAGCGCAAGGCGCGTCTGCTGGACCAGTTGGAGTTCCAGCTCGAAGAGTTGGAAGCGACGGCCGGCGAGGACGAACTGGCGGCCGAGCAGGCCGCTGCCAAAACCACCGCGGTGGCGGCCTTTACCCGCAAACGGCCATCACGCCAGCCCTTCCCCGACCACCTGCCGCGCGAGCGCGTCGTTGTGCCGGCACCGGCGAGCTGCCCGTGCTGCGGCTCGGACAAGCTGTGCAAGCTGGGCGAGACGATCACCGAGACGCTGGAGGTGATCCCGCGCCAGTGGAAGGTGATCCAGACGGTGCGCGAGCGGTTCTCCTGCCGGGCCTGCGAGACGATCAGCCAGCCGCCGGCGCCGTTCCACGCCACCCCACGGGGCTGGGCCGGCCCCAACCTGCTGGCCACCCTCCTGTTCGAGAAGTTCGGCCAGCATCAGCCGCTGAACCGGCAGGCCGAACGCTTTGCGCGCGAGGGCGTGCCGCTCAGCCTGTCCACCCTGGCCGACCAGGTGGGCGCCGCCGCCGCGGTGCTGAAGCCGCTGCACGACCTGATCGCCGCGCATGTACTGGCAGCCGAGCGGCTGCATGGAGACGACACGCCCGTGCCCGTGCTGGCCAAAGGCAAGACCGACACCGGGCGGCTGTGGGTGTATGTGCGTGATGACCGGCCGTTTGCCGGCCAAGCCCCACCGGCAGCGCTGTTCCACTATTCGCGAGACCGCAAGGGCGAGCATCCCGAACGGCACCTGGCCGGCTTCACGGGCTGGCTGCAGGCCGATGCGTTCGCCGGCTATAACCGGCTGTACGAACCTGAGCGCCGACCGGGGCCGATCAGCGCCGCACTGTGCTGGGCGCATGCAAGGCGCGGCTTCTTCAAGCTGGCCGACATCGCCGCGAACACCAGACGCGGCAAGGATGCCCCGCCGATCTCACCGCTGGCCCTGGAAGCCGTGACCCACATCGACGCCCTCTTCGATCTCGAGCGCGCCCTGAACGGCAAGCCCGCGGCCGAGCGGCTGGCGGCCCGCCAGGAGCACGGCGTCGCCCTGGTGGCCACGCTGGAGAACTGGATGCGGACGGAGCGCGCCCGGCTCTCCCGCCATGCCCCCGTGGCCAAGGCGATGGACTACATGCTGACGCGCTGGGACGGCTTCACGCGCTTCCTCGGCGACGGCCGGCTGTGCCTGACCAACAATGCCGCCGAACGCGGCCTGCGCGGGATCGCTTTGGGCCGGAAAGCGTGGCTGTTCTGCGGCTCCGATCGCGGCGGGCAGCGGGCGGCGATCATGTACGGCCTGATCACCACGGCGAAGCTCAACGACGTCGATCCCCAGGCATGGCTCGCCGACGTCCTGGCCCGCATCAACGACATCCCCCAAACCCGCCTGCACGAACTCCTCCCCTGGGAATGGAAGGCAATCCGCGAGCAGACGAAAGCTGCCTGA